A window from Myxocyprinus asiaticus isolate MX2 ecotype Aquarium Trade chromosome 37, UBuf_Myxa_2, whole genome shotgun sequence encodes these proteins:
- the LOC127428339 gene encoding uncharacterized protein LOC127428339 isoform X2: protein MAAIPRAEEPSYSLSPPPVFSNVSSPSLLSFCSLPRACSCPMQMRRTSATETSSSGVGGDTFPYPDAPPLSLLGGGARQRKCGHSAWASLLEVRGPRPLPGSVPSDGAGDGSLTSRRLPPTGPERTGYWWSRHAISVSMGMVIDLEEMLITAMIYSRLTAAPRPGAFLPGSARGANEVVEGTFYCPLRGLVHSDYP, encoded by the exons atggctgcgatcccgagggcggaagagccctcctactctctctcccctccccctgtgttttccaaTGTCTCAtccccctctctcctctcattctgctctctccccagggcctgttcctgccccatgcagatgaggaggacttcagccaccgagACCAGCTCCTCGGGCGTGGGAGGTGACACCTTCCCCTACcccgatgccccgccgctctccctctTGGGTGGGGGCGCCCGCCAACGCAAGTgcgggcatagcgcctgggccagcctgctggaggtgcggggacccagaccacttccgggatcagtgccctctgatggagctggggacgggtctctgacctcccgcaggctgcccccgaccgggccagagcgtaccggatactg gtggagccggcacgcgatcagcgtttccatgggaatggtGATCGATCTTGaggagatgctgatcacagcaatgatttactcacgactcacggccgcgccccgccccggtgcctttcttcccggaagtgcacgaggagctaacgaagtcgtggaaggcaccttttactgcccgcttcgcgggcttgtccactctgactacccttga
- the LOC127428339 gene encoding uncharacterized protein LOC127428339 isoform X1, producing MDRSRPVESSQLAEILQALAGLHRNHQQTLLELRQDQDRRFVELLRAQAEDRQAIRSLLSQEPTPSATPDTHKPLPPPALQKMGTADDPEAFLDLFERTAEIWGWPLGQWVARLIPLLSGEAQLVAQQLPAISLLAYGDLKKAILQWFGRSPEENLQLFRNLKLESSDRPFAFTQRLRDACRRWLLAEDHGVDGIIDQVVLEQPIHRLPKGTAEWVQCHRPSSLRRTTWLRSRGRKSPPTLSPLPLCFPMSHPPLSSHSALSPGPVPAPCR from the coding sequence ATGGAcagaagtcgccccgtagagtcctcccagttggctgagatcctccaagccctcgctggcctacatcggaaccaccagcaaaccctgcttgagctccggcaagatcaagatcgccggtttgtggagctcctacgcgctcaagcagaggaccggcaggcgatccggagcctcctcagccaggagccAACCCCATCTGCGACCCCAGACACCCACAAGCCGTtgcccccgcctgcgttacagaagatggggacggcggATGACCCCGAGGCATTCCTGGACTTGTTTgaacgcaccgccgagatctggggctggccgctcggccagtgggtggcccgacttattccgctgttgtctggggaagcccagctcgtggctcaacaactgccggcgatcagcctcctggcttacggtgacttgaagaaagccatcctacaATGGTTTGGTCGGAGTCCAGAAGAGAATCTTCAACTCTTCCGGaacctgaagctggagagctccgaccgcccgtttgccttcacccaacggctccgcgatgcctgccgaagatggttgctagcggagGACCATGGtgtcgacgggatcatcgaccaggtggtactggagcaaccaatacatcgactgccaaaagggacagcggagtgggtccagtgccaccgcccgtctagcttgcggaggaccacatggctgcgatcccgagggcggaagagccctcctactctctctcccctccccctgtgttttccaaTGTCTCAtccccctctctcctctcattctgctctctccccagggcctgttcctgccccatgcagatga